The Cryptococcus decagattii chromosome 14, complete sequence genome window below encodes:
- a CDS encoding 60S ribosomal protein L11, protein MKELRIEKLVINISVGESGDRLTRAAKVLEQLTGQTPVTSKARYTIRSFQIRRNEKIAAHVTIRGPKAEEVLERALKVKEYELRRRNFSQTGNFGFGIEEHIDLGIKYDPGIGIFGMDFYVVMGRPGMRVATRKHAVGKVGASHRVRPEQTVAWFKQRFDGIVSR, encoded by the exons ATGAAGGAGCTCCGAATCGAGAAGCTCGTCATCA ACATCTCCGTCGGTGAATCTGGTGACCGACTTACCCGTGCCGCCAAGGTCCTCGAGCAACTTACCGGTCAAACCCCCGTCACCTCCAAGGCTCGATACACTATCCGATCTTTCCAGATCCGAAGGAACGAAAAGATTGCTGCCCACGTTACCATCCGAGGTCCcaaggcggaggaggtTTTGGAGCGAGCTTTGAAGGTCAAGGAGTACGagttgaggaggag GAACTTCTCCCAGACCGGTAACTTCGGTTTCGGTATTGAGGAGCACATTGACCTCGGTATCAAGTACGACCCTGGAATCGGTATCTTCGGTATGGACTTCTACGTCGTCATGGGCCGACCCGGTATGCGAGTTGCCACCAGGAAGCACGCTGTCGGCAAGGTCGGTGCTTCTCACAGGGTTAGGCCTGAGCA GACTGTTGCCTGGTTCAAGCAGCGATTCGACGGTATTGTCTCTCGTTAA